In Luxibacter massiliensis, the genomic stretch CTCCAAAAACCTGTAAACTACCGTCTGGCCTGCAAATCTTACTTTCTAAATTTTCTTGAAAAATCTCGTTGCTTTCGTTGCCGGAGATAGAGATAGATATTAGAAAATGCCTGATTTATAGGCTTTTTCCGCATCCAGACCGGAAAATCCCCGGCAACAAACCCGGCAACCAACTGACAACCGTCCCGGCAACAGACCGCCATTTTCAGGCGCTCCACTCCTTCGGAAGTTCCAACTGGCGGCATTCTTCCTCGGTCAGCTCCACAAATCCATCTTCGTTGCCGGGCAGTTCGTTGCCGGAAACGTCCCGTTCCCAGCCCCGCTGTCTGCCATATCCGGCGAACATCCGGGGATTGGAGAATGGTTTCCAGCCTGTCACCACCGTGTTCATGATCTCGTTGATATTGTGCAGCTGCCACCGCTTCGGCTCGTCATAGGTGTGGCCCAGGGCCTCCTTGAACAGCTGTTTGGAACAGATCATGCTGCCGGTGTAGTGTTCCAGAAAGCCCTGTATCTGCCCGGCCTCCGTGTCCTCCGGCATGAAATCCTTCTGCACCTCCACCAGCTGGCGCTGAATGGACTTGCTGAACTTCATAGAGTAGTGGCCGCTGCGGTAGATGGTCATGGCCTCCGCCCAGACCTGCAAAAGATAAGCTCTGGAGGCGTCCTCGTCCTCCAAAATGTGAACCTCCGCATTCTCCGGGTAAATCATGATCGGCAGGAAGCGCCGGTTCCCGGCCCGGTCAAGGGGCAGGAAGTCCAGCGTGTTGGACGAACCGCCGAACACGCACTGCCGCAGCCGGTCTTTGGGCTGGGCCTCGTAGGGTGTCCGGTAGGTTTCCTTTTGGCGGCTGATAAAGGAGCGGATTTCCTCAATGCTTTTGGCGCTGCTGGTCGCCAGCATCTCTGACATTTCGATGATCCAGTGGCCTTGCAGCTTCAAATACACCCGGTCATCGTCCAGCTTTTTCAGGTCATCACTGAACCACTCGTCCCGGATCGCCAACAGGCGGAAGAAGCTGGACTTGCCAGCCCCCTGACCGCCCACCAGACAGAGCATTTCCTCATATTTGGAGCCGGGGCGGAATACCCGCCGGATCGCCCCCAGAAGGAAGTGCTTCAGCATTTCCTCCACATAGTCACTCTCGTCCGCACCTAAGAAGTGATGGAGACAGGAGCGGATGCGGGGCGTCCCGTCCCAGACAAGGCCGTTTAGCACGTCCTGGATAGGATGGTAGCAGTTCTCATTCGCCACGATGGAGAGGGCCGCCGTCATCTTTTTCTCGCTGGTCAGGCCGTAGGTCTGTTCAAAATAGAGAAGCAGATACTTCACGTCTGTATCCGTCAGGGCGCTGGTATTTCTGCGCCAGCCCAAATCCCGCACAATGTCCACCCGGTCAGTCAAAAGGTTCAGCCGGATGGCGTCCCGCAGCAACGGGTCATGGCAGAATACCGTCCGGCAGTTGCCGATGGTGTTGGCAGGCAGGCCCTTCTCCGTGACGGACAGGCTTTCCCGTACCTCGTCAACGCTCTGCTCCGGCGCTAAGACTTCGGCTGCGCTCATTGCGGCCTTCCGGGTGGCTGGCGGTAAACTCTGATATTCGCTGCTCAATCTTCCTCACCTCTTTTCCATACTCAGCGACTACGGAAGCACGTTCCTCCATGCTGCCAAACAGGAGAATATCCAGCAGATACTCCGTGTACGGTTTCTTTTGCAGGGCCTCCACGAACAGCGGATTCCACGCTTTCTCCGGCGTCTGCGGGGCATATTCCTTCTCCCAGCGTTCCAGCAGATGCAAGTAATCGCACAGTACCCGGAAACATTTCTGCTCCGCCTGCCGGTAGCGCAGTTCCTCGCTGATTTTCCGTTTGACCGGCCTTTTGCGGGGCGGGTCATGGCCTTTGGCGTCATAGCGGACAGAAAAATCTTCCGCCAGCTTCAACGCCGCCTCCTTACCGCTCAGGCCAAACAGACGGGCGGTAAAATCAATCACGTCACCGTCCGCCTGACAGCCGAAGCAGTGGAACCGGCGGTCAACCTTCATGCTGGGATGTTTGTCATCATGGAAGGGACAGCAGGCCATCCCGTTTCTTCCTACCTGAATCCCATAAATTTCCGCAGCCTGCCTTGTGGTGACAGACTGCTTCACCGCTTCAAATACATTCGATTTTCTCACCTCCAGACAGAGAAAAAAGCACCTGAATCTTGAAATCAGATGCCTCATAACTCCATATCGTGTTTCTTTTTCGGAGCGATCCGCCCCTCCCGTTCCCAGCGTTCCCGGTTATCCCGGTCAGCGTCCACCTTGCCTTTCGACAGCTTCTCCAAGATGGATTCTCTGGCCTTCTCCTTAATCTTCTCCTTACCGGCCTTCTTGACCTCCGGCTGCATAAGCGTTTTCTGGATTTTTGCCAAAGCGTTCTGCATGACCCGCTTGATTTTGGTAATCACTCCATCCAGACGGGCGGCGGCGTAGTCACGCTCTTTCTTCGAGGCCTTCCGCTCCGGTGAAAGCACCCATTTTTTCGTTTCCTCCACCAAACGAATATCTTCTTTGTGTGTCTCCTGACGGACAGTATCGGTCACCACCTCCACCGCCTTGTCATAGGCCACATCGGCAACATCATCCAGCAGCGTCTCCACGTCCTCGATTTTGAGCGTCAGTTCTTCCAGTTTCTGCTCCTGCGCCGCCAACTGTTCCTTCTGCTTCATCAGGATATAGTCCTGCTTTTCCAGATACTCCCGCCCGCCGTAGGACGGCTCCTGATCCAGATGCAGCCCATGCCGCTTCGTGATGTCAAGCAGGATCGTCCGACAGACTGCATCGAAGGTCTGTTTCCGGTTGTTGTGCCTGCCTTTTGGCTTGTCCGGGTTCGGGAGAGGGATGCCCAGTTCCTCCAGCGCCTTTTCCTGCTGGGGACACAATTCCCCGTAGCGGTTCTGGCAGTCAAACACATGGCGCTCATGGATGTGGGGCGTCCCCTCGTCCAGATGGAGCGCCCAATCTAAGATGTGGATATGGGAACCGAAGCGGCGCTCAAATTCCTCATAGAACTCGTTGACGATACGAAAGAGCGTTTCCGGCGGAACGGATTCTTCCAGCGTACCGATCTGGTAGATGCTTTCCTCCGGGCAGGTCTTGTTGTTTTTCAGCAAGTCCACCACAGTGCGGTTGCGCTCGGTGTGCCGGGTTTTCTCATTCCGGGCGTTCTGCGCCTCCACATGGTCAGAATAATGCTCGTAGTAGTACATCCGCTCGATTTCCTCAAAGCTGAAATCCGGCTGCTCCGGGTTCTCCCGGAACTCGTGTGTCGTGAAGCCCCGGTAGCAGTCCCAGTAAATATTTTGTCTGGCCCGCTCTGTGTCAATGTGTTCGCTGTTCTCCACATCGAACCGGCGGTCATTGTGGCGGGGATTATAGGTGCCATGCTTGCCGGAGCGCCCGTTGTGTCGTGTCAGTTTCAAACAGATTTCCTCCTTCCTGCGAAGATGTTCCGGGGACGGGGAAAGGCGGCGAAGCCGCAAATCCTGCGAAAGTCTGCGTCAGGTAATACCCAGTACGAGTTGACGCAGGCATCAACTCTCCCTGGGCAAGGCGTTTCACCCTTGACCCGATGGGGCGGCTGCCCTCAACCCGCCAAGGCACTTCGTCCTTGACCCGATAATGGCTGCCGCCCTTAACCTGCCAATGGGCGTTGCCCCTTGACCCCAGCAGTGCGCTGCCGCCCCTGCACCCCGGCACAAAGGGCTGGCTGCCCTCTGTACTCCCGCACCGGCGAAGCTGGCTTCCACCGCAGAAGCGGTGTTTGCCAGTTTCACCGGCTCCGTATCCGCACATTTGCACCCATAGACGGGGAATGGATACGGAATACGCCTGCGGGGATTGCCGGTCAAAACAGCGGGTGCAGACCCGTCATTTTTTCCGTAAACGCCCCGGTTTCAGGCGATTTTTTCTTCCGCCCCTACCACCTGAAAGCCATGCTCTTTTGCGTAGGCGCTGGCAGCGGCTTTCCGTTCCTCGCTGTACGGCGGCACCAGCCGGATCGACAGCCGGGACTTGTCCAGCACATAGGTCACGCTGCCCTCCGGCGTGCTGCGCTCCAATCGGCACAGCAGCGGGTACTTCCGGCTGAAATCAGCCAGCCTGCGCTTCAAGCTGGCGTTGAAGGTGTAGATGCTGGCAAGGTTCTCCGCCTCGTTCCAGTTGATGATGGTTTCTTTCTCATACTTAGACAGCTTCCTCATACAGATCCTCCTCATAATCAGTGTAAGATTTCAGCACACGCAGGCTGCGCTTGAGACGGCGGTACTCGTCCATCTCCATGCGCAGATGGTGGTAAAAATCCTCGTACCAGCTTTCGCCCACCTCCGTCTCCACCTTCCGGGCCAGCCCCAGCATCCGGCGTTTGGCCTCCGGGTCAACTGTCAGTGCCGTCAGCCATTTCAGCCGTGTCACCGTATTGTGATGGCTGGGACAGCCGTAAGCGTAGAGAATCTTCTTTTCTTTCATACTCAGTGTCATAATGATTTCCTCCGTTTCTTTGCTGCGGAGCCATGCGCCCCGCATGATTGATAAACTTGTTTCTGTCTGCCGGTCTGCCTGCAAGCCGCTCCTGCCCGGAATTTTTCCCGGCGTATCGGCCTCTTTGGTGCGCTCGATTTCTGTCCTGGCGTCACTTCCCCGGAGGCCATACCCCTTGCAGCCGGTCATTCGATTTTCAAGGTTCTGTGCCTGTCTGCAAGAACCAGTTTACCGAAAAAAGAGGCTCTTTCCCGTATATCCAAAACGTCGGAAAAACGCTTGAAATCCGCATATTTCCACGCTTATGGAATCGTGCTATAATGGGTGTAATCACTGAAAAACGATAACGAGAGAGGGGGCTTTGGATGTACGCAAAGCTGACAATCCCGGAGCGGCTCAAAGACCTGCGGGTGGTGGACAAGCACCTGACGCTGGAACAACTGGCGGAGCAGACCGGCCTGTCTAAATCCGCGCTGGGAAAATACGAAACCGATGACTACAAGGACATCAGCCCGTTTGCGATTGCAACGCTGGCGGACTTTTACGGCGTGTCCACCGACTATCTGATGGGGCTGACGGAAAATAAAAATCACCCAAACACAGAACTTCAATCTCTGCATCTGAGTGATGATATGGTGGAACTTTTGAGCAGCGGCAAAATCAACAACCGGCTTCTCTGCGAACTGGCTACCCACCCGAATTTCCGGCGGCTGATGATAGACATGGAAATCTGCATCGACCAGATCGCCAATATGCGGGTGGAGCAGATGAATCTGGTGTTGGAGGCCACCCGGCAGACCGTCATGAGCAAGTATGCGCCCGGAGAAGATGACCTCTATATGCGGACGCTGGAACTGGGGCAGGTGCAGGAAAGCGATTTTTACAGCCACGTTATGCACGATGATCTGGACAGCATCGTCCGGGACATCCGGGAAGCACACCGCAAGGACAAGACCACCGCCGACCCGCAGCCCACGCTGGATGATGTGAAGAAAAAATTTGAGCAGGCCATAGGACAGGGCAGCGATACAGAAATGCTGATCCACGAGTTCTGCGATAAGTTGCAGATACCCTTTGAGAAGATTTCCTCGGAGGACTTCTCGGCGTTCCTGCGGATACTGAGCCTGTCCAAGCAGCTCAAAAGCCCCAACAATATGAGAGGAAAGGCCAGCCCCATCCCGCCCAACCGCAAGGCCAGACGTAAGCGGAAGTGAAATTGAGCGGCAAAAAAGCCATCCGCCGGTTGATTGGCAAATGGCTTTTGTGAAGCTGTATTCTGTTGTGGTGGTTGTTCCCAGTTTGGGAACAGCCATTATTGAAGATGCTATTCTTTGTCTTTCTGCGACACCTGCGCATGGGCTTCCTGCTGGACAAGCAGCCCCGCCGAAAAGCCGTATTTGAAGTGGCTTTCGTTTTCCTCACACTGAGCGATTGCCACCTGCTCCCGCAGTTCTTCAACCAGTGCATAGTCCTCTTTGCTCAGACGCTCCGATAAGGCGTCCATCAGGGCGGCGCTGGCTTTGACTGCCTGCTTGAACCTCGGTGAATCAGCGACCACCGTTTCACATGGATAAAATCTGCCGTTATACATTTCTTCCAGAATCATGCGTCCACCTCCCTCAGACAAAAATCATCTCAGACAGGATGATTTCCTCTGCCCGGCTGCGAATGCTGTTCATGGTTCCGACCCACGCAAGCTGGTCACGGGCTTTCAGTTCCTCGGTGACACTCTCTGCCTCCTGCATCTGCGAGACGATACACGCCAGTCGGTCAGCGGCCTGTTCGTTCAGGTCAGCAAGATATGTCCAGAGTTTTCCCGACAGAAGCAGTGCATTGTACTGGCCGGGCCGGTGTTCTTGCAGAAACGCCTTGTGCATCCGGCCCCACCGTCCAATGGGGCGGCTTTCCTCCGGCAGCTTCAAATCGGGGATGTAGTAGTCTCCCACCAGCGTGTAGCTGATGCCGTTTTGATGGATTTTCTTTGGTAAATGCTCCATGTTCGACCTCCTGTATTCAGTTTTTTCAGAATCCAGTTGATCGTGTCCCTGTTCATGATAAATTCAAGGCAACTGAACTCTTCACGAACAAGTATGGCATATCCTTTCCCAATTTCTGATAATTGAGGCCATGAGAAACCTGCGTGCCGCGATTTTCGGAAGTGTTGAAACTGTCGATTGTTTCACGTCCCAAGTTCTCCGAAATATCCTTTGCATTTTTCCCGCGCCCTCCCAAAAACAAGGTGCTGTCGGCATTGTCAAGTATGATTTCTGCCGCGTCCTTGTAAATGGCTTTTAGCTGGCTCTGCGATTGCAGAATGATAGAAGCCGAGATTTCCCGGCTGCGGATTGTGGCAATCAATTTTTCAAACTGCGGGATTTGTCCAATGTTTGCAAACTCGTCTAACAGGCAGCGAACATGAACCGGCAGCTTGCCGCCGTATTCGTCGTCGGCCTTGTCGCACAAGAGATTAAATAACTGCGATTGCAGCATAGCGATAACAAAATTAAACGTGCTGTCCGTATCGCTCATAATCAAAAACAAAGCTGTTTTTCTGTCGCCTAACGTGTCAAGTTCTAATTCGTCGTAGGACATAAGATCGCGCAATTCCTTTATATCAAAAGGAGCGAGCCTCGCACCGCAAGAAATGAGGATTGATTTTGCGGTTTTGCCCGCCGCCAATTTATATTTTCGGTACTGCTTCACCGCGAAATGGTCGGGGTCGCGTTCTTCCAAGTCGGCAAACAGCAAATCGACGGGGCTTTGATATTCCTCGTCGTCCTCGCGGGCTTCGCTGGCGTTGATAAGTTCCAACAGGGTAATAAAGTTCATTTCCTCGGCGGGGGCTTCGTACCAGATGTAGCCCACCAACGCGCAATACAAAAGCCGTTCTGCCTTTACCCAAAAATCCTCCGCGCTTTTTTCTCCCTCACCTTTGGTATTCGCTATCAACGTATTTACCAGCTTCAAAATATCTTTCTCGCTGCGGATATACACAAAGGGGTTGTAGTGCATAGATTTTTTGAAGTTAATCGTATTCAGTACCTTAATGCGGTAGCCCGCCCGTTGCAGCAGCTTCCCGCACTCAATCAAAACCGTACCTTTCGGGTCGGTTAAGACGTAAGAGGAATGAAGCTGCATTAGATTAGGTTTGACAAAAAATCTTGTTTTTCCGCTGCCGCTGCCGCCGATCACGACGACGTTCTTATTTCTCGCGTACTTCGGCTGCTTCGGGCGGCTGTTCATGGTAAGCCGTTCCGTCTGCGTCAAAATGATGTTGTTTTGGAAATCCGGGTCTATGTAGGGCTTTATATCTTCGGCGTTTCCCCATGAAGCGTTTTGTCAAGTGCTTTTTTGAGTTATTGACGCAAATTCTTGTGAAAGTGCGAAAGTGCAAAGTGCAAAGGGTC encodes the following:
- a CDS encoding virulence-associated E family protein encodes the protein MSAAEVLAPEQSVDEVRESLSVTEKGLPANTIGNCRTVFCHDPLLRDAIRLNLLTDRVDIVRDLGWRRNTSALTDTDVKYLLLYFEQTYGLTSEKKMTAALSIVANENCYHPIQDVLNGLVWDGTPRIRSCLHHFLGADESDYVEEMLKHFLLGAIRRVFRPGSKYEEMLCLVGGQGAGKSSFFRLLAIRDEWFSDDLKKLDDDRVYLKLQGHWIIEMSEMLATSSAKSIEEIRSFISRQKETYRTPYEAQPKDRLRQCVFGGSSNTLDFLPLDRAGNRRFLPIMIYPENAEVHILEDEDASRAYLLQVWAEAMTIYRSGHYSMKFSKSIQRQLVEVQKDFMPEDTEAGQIQGFLEHYTGSMICSKQLFKEALGHTYDEPKRWQLHNINEIMNTVVTGWKPFSNPRMFAGYGRQRGWERDVSGNELPGNEDGFVELTEEECRQLELPKEWSA
- a CDS encoding CHC2 zinc finger domain-containing protein, giving the protein MRHLISRFRCFFLCLEVRKSNVFEAVKQSVTTRQAAEIYGIQVGRNGMACCPFHDDKHPSMKVDRRFHCFGCQADGDVIDFTARLFGLSGKEAALKLAEDFSVRYDAKGHDPPRKRPVKRKISEELRYRQAEQKCFRVLCDYLHLLERWEKEYAPQTPEKAWNPLFVEALQKKPYTEYLLDILLFGSMEERASVVAEYGKEVRKIEQRISEFTASHPEGRNERSRSLSAGAER
- a CDS encoding serine/arginine repetitive matrix protein 2, translated to MKLTRHNGRSGKHGTYNPRHNDRRFDVENSEHIDTERARQNIYWDCYRGFTTHEFRENPEQPDFSFEEIERMYYYEHYSDHVEAQNARNEKTRHTERNRTVVDLLKNNKTCPEESIYQIGTLEESVPPETLFRIVNEFYEEFERRFGSHIHILDWALHLDEGTPHIHERHVFDCQNRYGELCPQQEKALEELGIPLPNPDKPKGRHNNRKQTFDAVCRTILLDITKRHGLHLDQEPSYGGREYLEKQDYILMKQKEQLAAQEQKLEELTLKIEDVETLLDDVADVAYDKAVEVVTDTVRQETHKEDIRLVEETKKWVLSPERKASKKERDYAAARLDGVITKIKRVMQNALAKIQKTLMQPEVKKAGKEKIKEKARESILEKLSKGKVDADRDNRERWEREGRIAPKKKHDMEL
- a CDS encoding helix-turn-helix domain-containing protein: MYAKLTIPERLKDLRVVDKHLTLEQLAEQTGLSKSALGKYETDDYKDISPFAIATLADFYGVSTDYLMGLTENKNHPNTELQSLHLSDDMVELLSSGKINNRLLCELATHPNFRRLMIDMEICIDQIANMRVEQMNLVLEATRQTVMSKYAPGEDDLYMRTLELGQVQESDFYSHVMHDDLDSIVRDIREAHRKDKTTADPQPTLDDVKKKFEQAIGQGSDTEMLIHEFCDKLQIPFEKISSEDFSAFLRILSLSKQLKSPNNMRGKASPIPPNRKARRKRK
- a CDS encoding DUF6809 family protein; translated protein: MILEEMYNGRFYPCETVVADSPRFKQAVKASAALMDALSERLSKEDYALVEELREQVAIAQCEENESHFKYGFSAGLLVQQEAHAQVSQKDKE
- a CDS encoding TnpV protein, translated to MEHLPKKIHQNGISYTLVGDYYIPDLKLPEESRPIGRWGRMHKAFLQEHRPGQYNALLLSGKLWTYLADLNEQAADRLACIVSQMQEAESVTEELKARDQLAWVGTMNSIRSRAEEIILSEMIFV